One region of Anaeromyxobacter paludicola genomic DNA includes:
- the lon gene encoding endopeptidase La, whose protein sequence is MSEKDKKGAVGAQVAPAMGVPPGLIAKEDIPAVLPILPLRNSVFFPGGVLPLAVGRQKTIALIKDAVRDEQVIGVVTQRKAEEEDPGAADLYTVGTVARIVKLLKMGEDNYSLVVQGLARFRVLDLVQETPYLKARIDPVEDRTPVDEVEVEALAINLKKLAREVIELMPELPAAATELVESITHPGHLADLIAANVDVPIEEKQQVLETIDLKARMKLVLELLNRKREILKLSNKIDSAVKGEMSKTQREYYLRQQLKAIKEELGELGEEEEELDELGERLKKAGLPPEVDKVAQKELNRLKSIPTASSEYTVARTYLDWIADLPWSKQTQDNLDIENARTVLDADHYGLQKIKKRILEYLAVRKLKNDMRGPILCLVGPPGVGKTSLGQSVAKATGRKFVRLSLGGVRDEAEIRGHRRTYVGALPGRIIQSMKKAGSSNPVMMLDEIDKLGADFRGDPSAALLEVLDPEQNFSFSDHYLDVAYDLSKVMFVATANLLDPIPGPLKDRMEILELPGYTFEEKVHIAQNHLIPKQLKEHGLSPDSIAFEEKALIKVIMAYTREAGVRNLERRIADICRAVAVEVASGKVQAGAKRLVEEKDLPEMLGPERFYNETAERTEIAGVATGLAWTAAGGDILFIEATKMAGKGSLTLTGQLGDVMKESAQTALSYLRSKADSLGLPGNVLEKTDLHVHFPAGSIPKDGPSAGVTILTALVSLLTGIRVRSDVAMTGEVTLRGLVLPVGGIKEKVLAAHRAGIKRLIIPARCEKDLVDVPEQARKELDFVFATHVDEVLKAALEQNPFDRKPPSEEPAGGEDKKKGQAKPEIRV, encoded by the coding sequence ATGTCGGAGAAGGACAAGAAGGGCGCCGTGGGCGCTCAGGTCGCCCCGGCGATGGGCGTTCCCCCGGGCCTCATCGCCAAGGAGGACATCCCGGCGGTGCTGCCCATCCTGCCGCTCCGGAACTCCGTCTTCTTCCCGGGCGGGGTGCTCCCGCTCGCGGTCGGCCGGCAGAAGACCATCGCGCTCATCAAGGACGCCGTCCGCGACGAGCAGGTCATCGGCGTCGTCACCCAGCGCAAGGCCGAGGAGGAGGACCCCGGCGCGGCCGACCTCTACACCGTCGGGACCGTGGCCCGCATCGTGAAGCTCCTGAAGATGGGCGAGGACAACTACTCGCTCGTCGTGCAGGGGCTCGCCCGCTTCCGCGTGCTCGACCTGGTCCAGGAGACGCCGTACCTCAAGGCCCGCATCGATCCGGTGGAGGACCGCACGCCGGTGGACGAGGTGGAGGTCGAGGCGCTCGCCATCAACCTCAAGAAGCTCGCCCGCGAGGTCATCGAGCTCATGCCGGAGCTGCCGGCCGCGGCGACCGAGCTCGTCGAGTCGATCACCCACCCCGGCCACCTGGCCGACCTCATCGCGGCCAACGTCGACGTCCCCATCGAGGAGAAGCAGCAGGTCCTCGAGACCATCGACCTCAAGGCCCGGATGAAGCTCGTGCTCGAGCTCCTCAACCGGAAGCGCGAGATCCTGAAGCTGTCGAACAAGATCGACTCCGCCGTGAAGGGCGAGATGTCGAAGACCCAGCGCGAGTACTACCTGCGCCAGCAGCTCAAGGCGATCAAGGAGGAGCTGGGCGAGCTGGGCGAGGAGGAGGAGGAGCTCGACGAGCTCGGCGAGCGGCTCAAGAAGGCGGGGCTGCCGCCCGAGGTGGACAAGGTCGCCCAGAAGGAGCTCAACCGGCTCAAGAGCATCCCGACCGCCTCCTCCGAGTACACCGTCGCCCGCACCTACCTCGACTGGATCGCCGACCTGCCCTGGTCCAAGCAGACCCAGGACAACCTCGACATCGAGAACGCCCGCACCGTCCTCGACGCCGACCACTACGGCCTCCAGAAGATCAAGAAGCGCATCCTCGAGTACCTCGCGGTCCGCAAGCTCAAGAACGACATGCGGGGCCCGATCCTCTGCCTCGTCGGCCCGCCCGGCGTCGGCAAGACCTCGCTCGGCCAGTCGGTCGCGAAGGCCACCGGGCGCAAGTTCGTGCGCCTGTCGCTCGGCGGCGTGCGCGACGAGGCCGAGATCCGGGGCCACCGGCGCACCTACGTGGGCGCGCTCCCGGGCCGCATCATCCAGTCGATGAAGAAGGCCGGCTCGTCGAACCCCGTGATGATGCTCGACGAGATCGACAAGCTGGGCGCCGACTTCCGCGGGGATCCCTCGGCGGCGCTCCTCGAGGTGCTCGACCCCGAGCAGAACTTCAGCTTCTCCGACCACTACCTCGACGTCGCCTACGACCTCTCCAAGGTGATGTTCGTGGCCACGGCCAACCTGCTCGACCCCATCCCCGGCCCGCTCAAGGACCGCATGGAGATCCTCGAGCTGCCCGGGTACACGTTCGAGGAGAAGGTCCACATCGCGCAGAACCACCTCATCCCGAAGCAGCTCAAGGAGCACGGGCTCTCGCCCGACTCGATCGCCTTCGAGGAGAAGGCGCTCATCAAGGTCATCATGGCCTACACGCGCGAGGCCGGCGTCCGGAACCTCGAGCGGCGCATCGCCGACATCTGCCGCGCGGTGGCGGTGGAGGTGGCGAGCGGGAAGGTGCAGGCCGGGGCGAAGCGGCTCGTCGAGGAGAAGGACCTGCCCGAGATGCTGGGGCCGGAGCGCTTCTACAACGAGACCGCCGAACGGACCGAGATCGCGGGCGTGGCGACCGGCCTCGCCTGGACCGCCGCCGGCGGCGACATCCTCTTCATCGAGGCCACCAAGATGGCCGGCAAGGGGTCGCTCACCCTCACCGGGCAGCTCGGCGACGTCATGAAGGAGTCGGCGCAGACCGCGCTCTCCTACCTGCGCTCCAAGGCCGACTCGCTCGGCCTCCCGGGCAACGTGCTCGAGAAGACCGACCTGCACGTGCACTTCCCGGCGGGCTCGATCCCCAAGGACGGCCCCTCGGCCGGCGTGACCATCCTCACCGCGCTCGTGTCGCTCCTCACCGGCATCCGCGTCCGCTCCGACGTCGCCATGACCGGAGAGGTGACCCTGCGCGGGCTCGTGCTCCCCGTCGGCGGCATCAAGGAGAAGGTGCTCGCGGCGCACCGGGCCGGGATCAAGCGGCTCATCATCCCCGCCCGCTGCGAGAAGGACCTCGTGGACGTGCCGGAGCAGGCCCGCAAGGAGCTCGACTTCGTCTTCGCCACGCACGTGGACGAGGTGCTCAAGGCCGCGCTCGAGCAGAACCCGTTCGACCGCAAGCCGCCCTCCGAGGAGCCGGCCGGCGGCGAGGACAAGAAGAAGGGCCAGGCCAAGCCAGAGATCCGCGTCTAG
- a CDS encoding NAD-dependent epimerase/dehydratase family protein translates to MPRIALITGSAGARSDAISAELTRRGWAVRLAHDAEGVLPPMEQAAAGVEALFHVGVRTPRLMDAERRAALEEGAAFAAGMAARRAGAHRFVLVSTASVYGRPRNLPCDEGELKRPRSAAERARWRAERAGWRAFREGAPLTVLRPTLVYGPGLRGGVIRALSLIALLSQGARRIPIIRRGPVTHLVHVEDVARAAVHLAHHGDDRDVVGRAFNVGDDAPLPLAEHLSAALAAMGYRPGRVLPYSPRLTAFLLWGIRHLPDRVLSERINGRLAAAWASLMGQGGSPALAPRVDREALQWMSGDHYYDTRRLGALGFHPAHPISTAALPATVQSLIQSALLPARPTSVLSRLLPGG, encoded by the coding sequence GTGCCCCGCATCGCCCTCATCACCGGCTCGGCCGGCGCCCGCAGTGACGCCATCTCGGCCGAGCTGACGCGCCGCGGCTGGGCGGTGCGCCTCGCGCACGACGCCGAGGGCGTGCTCCCGCCCATGGAGCAGGCGGCCGCGGGCGTCGAGGCCCTCTTCCACGTCGGGGTCCGCACGCCGCGGCTGATGGACGCCGAGCGGCGCGCCGCGCTCGAGGAGGGCGCCGCGTTCGCCGCCGGGATGGCGGCCCGGCGGGCGGGCGCGCACCGGTTCGTGCTCGTCTCCACCGCGTCGGTCTACGGCCGCCCGCGCAACCTGCCCTGCGACGAGGGCGAGCTGAAGCGGCCGCGCAGCGCGGCCGAGCGGGCCCGCTGGCGCGCCGAGCGGGCCGGCTGGCGCGCCTTCCGCGAGGGCGCCCCCCTCACCGTGCTGCGGCCCACGCTGGTGTACGGGCCGGGGCTCCGCGGCGGCGTCATCCGGGCGCTGTCGCTCATCGCGCTCCTGTCGCAGGGGGCGCGCCGCATCCCCATCATCCGCCGCGGCCCGGTCACGCACCTCGTCCACGTGGAGGACGTGGCCCGGGCGGCGGTGCACCTCGCCCACCACGGCGACGATCGCGACGTGGTGGGGCGCGCCTTCAACGTCGGGGACGACGCCCCGCTCCCGCTCGCGGAGCACCTCTCGGCGGCGCTCGCCGCCATGGGCTACCGGCCCGGCCGCGTGCTCCCCTACTCCCCGCGGCTCACCGCCTTCCTGCTCTGGGGGATCCGGCACCTGCCCGACCGCGTCCTCTCGGAGCGGATCAACGGCCGGCTCGCCGCGGCCTGGGCGAGCCTCATGGGCCAGGGCGGCTCCCCGGCGCTGGCGCCGCGGGTGGATCGCGAGGCGCTGCAGTGGATGAGCGGCGACCACTACTACGACACCCGCCGCCTGGGCGCCCTCGGCTTCCACCCGGCCCACCCCATCTCCACCGCGGCGCTGCCCGCCACCGTGCAGTCGCTCATCCAGAGCGCGCTGCTCCCGGCGCGGCCCACCTCGGTGCTCTCCCGCCTCCTCCCGGGCGGGTAG